Proteins encoded in a region of the Coffea eugenioides isolate CCC68of chromosome 4, Ceug_1.0, whole genome shotgun sequence genome:
- the LOC113769069 gene encoding uncharacterized protein LOC113769069, with amino-acid sequence MKQSIFMRVLFCKIHCPFICLCKPSAAAHLYNSGPLKLESTPPEAPSRVVSVSDSSDQSSTEAPKIKKEEDIPDGKEQVENVLKSCMKKAPTRPSDPLKEVEKKRVQWMDNLGKELVETKEFESRYGSIMFDCHLSDQKEVLSKSVRALA; translated from the exons ATGAAGCAAAGCATTTTCATGAGGGTTTTGTTCTGCAAGATTCATTGTCCATTCATATGCCTCTGCAAACCTTCAGCTGCTGCTCATCTCTATAATTCTGGGCCATTGAAATTGGAAAGTACCCCACCAGAAGCCCCTTCCAGAGTTGTTTCCGTTTCTGATAGCTCTGATCAGTCGTCCACTGAAGCCCCTAAgataaagaaagaagaagacatTCCAGACGGGAAGGAACAGGTTGAGAATGTCCTTAAGAGCTGTATGAAGAAGGCCCCAACAAGACCTTCTGATCCTTTAAAAGAGGTTGAAAAGAAGAGAGTGCAATGGATGGATAACTTAGGTAAAGAGCTTGTTGAGACCAAGGAATTTGAATCCAG ATATGGATCAATTATGTTTGATTGCCATTTGTCTGACCAGAAAGAAGT ACTATCCAAGTCTGTTCGAGCATTAGCTTGA
- the LOC113768326 gene encoding LOW QUALITY PROTEIN: pentatricopeptide repeat-containing protein At1g56690, mitochondrial-like (The sequence of the model RefSeq protein was modified relative to this genomic sequence to represent the inferred CDS: inserted 1 base in 1 codon), which produces MCRLILRWRKCYSTLAITANSKIVEYARLGQINNARRVFDQMPHKGVVSWNSIXAGYFQNKQPSEAQRLFDQMPDRNLVSWNGLISGYVKNGMVDEARKVFDDMSERNVVSWTAMVRGYVEEGLVSEAEALFWQMPEKNVVSWTVMLGGLIQQGRMEEAQRLYDMMPVKDVVARTSMIGGLCQEGWLGEAREIFDNMPHRNVFSWTSMISGYAQNGKVDLARKLFEVMPEKNEVSWTAMLMGFIQSERIEEALELFDAMPIKSVVACNAMILGLGKNGKVTRARRIFDSMRVKDDAAWTAMIKVYERKGFDLEAFDMFRCMQRQGLRLNFPSLISVLSVCASLASADHGRQIHAQLLRSKFDDDVYVSSVLITMYVKCGDLIKAKQVFDRFSLKDVVMWNSIITGYAQHGLADETLQAFDEMCSLGIAADAVTFVGVLSACSYTGKVKEGKEIFEAMKSKYLVDSGTEHYACMVDLLGRAGHLVEAMDMINKMPVEADAIVWGSFMAACRNHMNLDLAEVAAKQLLQLEPQNAGHYVLLSNIFASKGKWGDVAKLRKHMRLRKVSRSPGCSWIEVDKKVHTFTGGEYMPHPEHPMIVEKLESLAALLREAGYVPDGSFVLHDLDEEEKVRSLGHHSEKLAIAYGLLKLPGRMPIRVMKNLRVCGDCHVAIKLISKVTGRLIILRDANRFHHFKDSVCSCNDYW; this is translated from the exons ATGTGCCGTTTAATATTGCGGTGGAGAAAATGTTACTCCACCCTTGCCATCACTGCAAATTCGAAGATTGTGGAATATGCACGGTTGGGCCAAATTAACAATGCCCGAAGGGTTTTTGATCAAATGCCCCACAAAGGTGTTGTCTCCTGGAATTCCA ATGCTGGCTACTTCCAAAACAAACAGCCTAGTGAAGCCCAGCGGCTCTTCGATCAAATGCCTGATAGAAATTTAGTTTCTTGGAATGGACTGATTTCAGGCTATGTAAAGAATGGGATGGTGGACGAAGCCAGAAAGGTTTTTGATGATATGTCCGAAAGGAATGTTGTCTCGTGGACTGCAATGGTTAGAGGGTATGTGGAGGAGGGGCTGGTATCAGAGGCTGAGGCTCTCTTTTGGCAAATGCCTGAAAAGAATGTGGTTTCGTGGACTGTCATGTTGGGTGGGTTGATACAACAGGGTAGAATGGAGGAGGCACAGAGGCTTTATGATATGATGCCCGTGAAGGATGTCGTGGCAAGAACAAGTATGATTGGTGGGTTGTGTCAGGAAGGTTGGTTGGGTGAAGCTCGAGAGATTTTTGACAATATGCCCCATAGAAATGTGTTTTCGTGGACTTCAATGATCTCAGGATATGCACAAAATGGGAAGGTGGATTTGGCTAGGAAGCTTTTTGAGGTCATGCCTGAGAAGAATGAGGTGTCATGGACTGCTATGCTGATGGGATTCATTCAGAGTGAAAGAATTGAAGAGGCATTGGAGCTCTTCGATGCAATGCCTATTAAATCAGTTGTTGCTTGTAATGCAATGATACTTGGGTTAGGCAAGAATGGGAAGGTCACTAGAGCAAGGAGGATATTTGATTCCATGAGGGTGAAGGATGATGCTGCATGGACTGCAATGATTAAGGTTTATGAGAGAAAAGGGTTTGATTTGGAGGCCTTTGATATGTTTCGCTGTATGCAAAGACAAGGTCTTAGACTGAACTTCCCATCATTGATAAGTGTGCTTTCTGTGTGTGCTAGTCTAGCAAGTGCCGATCATGGTAGGCAGATTCATGCTCAGTTGCTCAGATCTAAATTCGATGATGATGTATATGTTTCCTCTGTATTGATAACAATGTATGTGAAATGCGGCGACCTTATCAAAGCAAAGCAAGTGTTTGACAGATTTTCTCTGAAGGATGTAGTCATGTGGAATTCTATAATAACAGGATATGCCCAACATGGCTTAGCAGATGAAACCCTGCAAGCATTCGATGAAATGTGTTCTCTAGGCATTGCAGCAGATGCTGTTACTTTTGTTGGAGTTCTCTCAGCTTGCAGTTACACTGGAAAAGTCAAAGAAGGGAAAGAAATCTTTGAGGCTATGAAATCCAAATATTTGGTAGATTCTGGAACTGAACACTATGCGTGTATGGTTGATCTGCTTGGCCGTGCTGGTCATTTGGTTGAGGCTATGGATATGATTAACAAGATGCCAGTAGAAGCAGATGCAATTGTTTGGGGTTCTTTCATGGCAGCATGTAGGAACCACATGAACTTGGACTTGGCAGAAGTGGCAGCAAAGCAACTTCTGCAGCTTGAGCCACAAAATGCCGGACATTATGTTCTGCTTTCCAATATTTTTGCCTCTAAAGGCAAATGGGGGGATGTGGCAAAACTGAGGAAGCACATGCGGTTGAGGAAGGTTAGCCGCTCGCCTGGTTGTAGCTGGATTGAGGTTGATAAGAAAGTGCATACGTTTACTGGTGGTGAGTACATGCCGCATCCAGAGCATCCAATGATTGTCGAGAAGTTGGAGAGCTTAGCTGCATTGCTAAGGGAAGCTGGATATGTCCCTGATGGCAGCTTCGTCCTGCATGATTTGGATGAAGAAGAGAAGGTACGAAGCCTGGGACATCACAGTGAAAAGTTGGCTATTGCATATGGACTTCTGAAGTTGCCTGGCAGAATGCCTATAAGAGTAATGAAAAACCTCCGAGTTTGTGGAGACTGTCATGTTGCTATAAAGTTAATTTCAAAAGTTACAGGAAGACTAATTATTTTGAGGGATGCAAATAGATTTCATCATTTTAAGGACAGTGTATGCTCTTGCAATGATTATTGGTGA